The following are from one region of the Arachis duranensis cultivar V14167 chromosome 10, aradu.V14167.gnm2.J7QH, whole genome shotgun sequence genome:
- the LOC107469833 gene encoding tobamovirus multiplication protein 1-like — translation MNFLVNALRALVFGFHTQVFLLHPKVLILVLLDLPGILFFSTYTLLVLFWAEIYRQARSLSTDNFRLVYISINAAVYFIQVCIWLYLWIDHNSVIELVGNIFIAAVSFMAALGFLIYGGR, via the exons ATGAACTTCCTCGTCAACGCTCTACGCGCCCTCGTCTTTGGATTTCACACCCAAGTCTTCCTCCTCCATCCCAAGGTGTTGATTTTGGTGCTCTTGGACCTTCCTGGCATCCTGTTTTTCTCTACTTATACACTTCTGGTCCTTTTCTGGGCTGAGATTTATCGTCAG GCAAGGAGTTTGTCCACTGATAATTTCAGGCTTGTTTATATCTCTATCAATGCTGCCGTCTATTTCATCCAG GTTTGTATTTGGCTGTACCTCTGGATAGATCACAATAGTGTTATTGAGCTCGTTGGAAATATATTCATTGCAG CTGTGTCATTTATGGCTGCATTAGGGTTCCTTATATATGGAGGAAGGTGA